The Pongo abelii isolate AG06213 chromosome 3, NHGRI_mPonAbe1-v2.0_pri, whole genome shotgun sequence DNA window tatatctGAAACCTCTTTACTTAACAGGGAGACTAGAATAAGCCAGATTTTCCTCAACACTTTATAGAACCACCGCTTTCATATGGCCTTAAAGAACTCATTCATGCTACTCTCTACTCCTCAGAAACAGAAGTCCCCTTTTCCTAATGTggacaattttattttgtttctgatttaaAAGTAATGTATTTTCATTATAGAAATATTGGAAGAAATTTAAAACCACCCACAACCCCACTTTCCTATATTCCTTTTCTAAGCATATGAAGTAAAAAGACAGCAAATTCCTCTGTCAAAATCCCAGCACCCAGAGGAGGCCATCAGTAAACATCAATGGCTTGTTGTATATCCTCTTAGGTTGTTCTTCCCATTagacacatttaaaatttatcttgtgGAAAAAGTTTCAAATTCACACATATGGCCATATTTAAGGCCTGAGATCTATGCAAACAAAGTATCTTCCTGGTATTGTGGTCATTTCAGGGTCAGGACCTTCTGCGAGGACTTGGGAAGCATAAGCGATCTGTCTGCCCTGTTCAGTAACTGCCACCACCTCAAAAAACTAGGCTAGGGTTCTGGTGCTTCCTCTTTGACTCTTCCAAATCAAGCTTctgattaaaaacattttaacttcCAATTAGTAGCACAAcatcaaaaacaacagcaacaaaaaactcAAAGACATTGGTAATTTTAAGTTTGAATgtatattctgaaataaaaatggaaaataacaaatttGTACAAAATTGTCACACAGAAACACACTTTAAGATACCATTACATGCTATGTGTATTTACAAAAGTTACAGATCTagtaaggaaaaagaaactgtcattGACAAATGCGAGCTCATTTTTTGAGCAACAAGAAATCTCCTGTGAAATGTCATACTGACAGCCAGTGAGACTTGGTGCAGTGACAGCTCAGTGCCTGCTGAGGCCTGGAGCCTGCCTCTTGAGCTGGGTGCTCAGCTCTGGCCTCCGGCTGGATGCTGTCTAGAGTCCTATGTGCCatggtctttttctttcagtaaacAGTATAAAACATTACTATTTTCCTTTGATTGTAAACTTCAACAGAAAATAACATACTTAAGAATTTTGCTACAAAGAGTACTATGATTTTTATTGTGACTCACCACCTTTAGAACATTTCCACTTCACAAGTTTCTGATGTGCTTCACTTTCTTACTTGGCAGTGGTGCCCTGGCAGCATCATCCACACACACCAGTGTGTATGGAGAAGTGGTCCATGCATGGTCCATGACTCTGCCTTCACGGAACAGGCTGAGTCATGTCTCTGCTCAGGCTCAAACCATCTGCTCTCACGTTACAGGCAGCTCAGCCCATCCATTTATTGCTTTCCTTATATtccactttttattatttaagttgtattttcataTGTTCCTATAGAATTTATTCACATTACCTGGCTAATAATCAacagtctggggtttttatataATAGCTCTTCAGATATATTGCTGGTATATGAAGCTCAACTGATATGCATAGGGACAAATCAGAAGATATTTATGCTGGTAGATCAGCTGCATTGTAGCACCTTACAGTTAAAACTCCACCCCTCTATGAATGTTAAGTTTTAGCCTTAAAAGTCAAGTTAGTTTGCTCACACTTTCTCTCACATAAAATATTAGTTTCTTTCTcaatattaaacattattttttttttacaacaaaaCTGTTCAGGACAAACATCACAAAACCATAATCCCAGATAAATGGTCTAAAAATGCAGTTAAGTCATCTTTGTGTATCAATTCTAAAATAAAGGTTTGAGCCTTTGACCGTGCCCACAGATGACTAAGTTCTTCCACATCATCATTTCTGTAGTTTGACAAAACTAGAATACACAGTCTTAAGTGGGGAGAATATCATAAAAATTCATTACTTCAATGTTTAACTTTTTCATGATTACTTGAAAATTCATAGCACAGCATCACTGTAACTTGCTAATCATGAAAGCTGTAAATTAACAATCATTGCCTCTCATAATGACTGCACCagtatccatttttatttattcctaattTAATTCAATTGCAACTACCTGACTGTAAGTTTGAGGTAGCTTCATAGTGGTTCTACTTGATGGAAGGAGTATGTCTTAAAGTACCCTCTGCAGCATGAGAGTAGGTCAAAATGAGAGGGAAATACAGTACCAAATATACCATCTTCTCACTTGgcatataaactaaaaaaaaccACCAACCAACCATTTCTTTAGTGATAAAAATAGAGTTCTTTTGTGAGCATGGAAACAATACATGGTATCTGTTTCTTTGCATGAAAAGTAGCGTCAAGGGAAAAGGACTCAAACTCTGTTGCCACCTTTCGGTTAACCCGGGTAAGAATGTGCATAAATTCAAGCTTGTCGGCGTACTGTTTCAGCATGGCACAAAGCGACTGGATGAACCAGGAGCCATCCTTTGAATTTCGCCAAGAATAATAACCTAAAAGGCAAAATACAACCAAAATACCATGGATAGCTGATTTTAGTTGATTCTATAAATTATTATGTAGTCATAAAGGCAAAAATAAGCATAAACTTACACAAGTCTTATTAgccatacaaagaaaaaaaaggcacctTTGGTTTCAGAAGAAATGATGCTGAAGAAGGAAGAATGTGTGCTATGCATACACTCCTTGCTTTCAGCAAAGCTGGCCGGGGACAAGCTTCACGAACACTGAATTATCGAGGCCAGGGACCAGCTTCACGAACACTGAATTATTGAAAGTTTTACTTTCTGGCCTCCCCTTTCAATAGGCAAGAGCAGCAAACACGCAGAAGGTAAGATGCAAAAGTAAAGAGGTATAAAAAGGATCATTATAAGTAGCACAGTGTTCCAATCAGATTTCACCTTATTTTAATACTGACTTAGCCAAGAAATAAATTGCTTTGAGTGTCCTACTTGTCTACAGAGCACCtgaataaagtataataaacacACTATCGAGCACTCAAAAgttccaaaaaggaaaaatagtgtatttatcatacttttttttctagGTTAACTGTTAGATCCATTGCTTTTAACTTAGAGGTTTTTTGCTTGGAAAGATGCCTAGAGAATAAGATAAACCATActgagcatattttaaaatgcaacacTGCTTAAGAATACATTTACCTTAAGTTTCCAAACTCTCTGACACCCTTAGTTGTGTAAGTAAATGGTGgtataatcaacaaatatttatttagatgtgCAGCAGAAGAGTAAAAACGTGGAGGTTGACGGCATATTCATGTATCGTTTTTTAccttctttattttctcccactccACATCTATCCTCTTGTATACTAGTcatgtttatcttttttatttactaCCTTTCAAATAACTCCTGAGAAACGTACCTCTCTTCTTCTCTAAGATGCAGGGGAAGCTCTGACTTGGCTTTTgttgctgcataatattctacCTGATATTAAGTCCAATGAATGACATCGTGCTAGTCTACTCTACgtacacttattttctttttttcctttttttgagacggagtctcactctgtcgcccaggctggagtgcagtggtgcagtcttggctcaccgcaacctttgccttccaggttcaagctattctcctgcctcagcctcccaagtagctgggattacaggcgtgtgccaccacgcccagttaatttttctgtatttttagtagagacgaggtttcaccatgttggccaggctggttttgaaatcctgacctcaagtgatccgcctgccttggcctcccaaagcgctaggattacaggtgtgagtcactgcgcccagctatgTATGCATATTTTCTAGCCAAACTTTTGGCTAAAGACAACTTTTTGAGACTTCTCTTTGATGAAGTTTCCCTAAAATATAGACAAGTTTTGATATCTTTAGGGATATCAAAATCTTGACAGTCTCTGAAACACACTCTTCATTGCATAATTCTATGATTAGTCACAGTTAATTCATTTAAATCCACATGTAACATTCATTATGTGTAACTTTCTCACCAGGTGCTGTGGAGTATGCATACAAGAAGTCAGCCTCCACTGGTATTTTATGACACGCCATGTCATCATCAACACCACTGTCTGTCTCAATGCCACAGTCCAGTTCTGTACCACGGCAGGCCTGGgtgttagaaaataaatatttatttataaaaatttgtgtGTGAACATATAACTTATTTCTAAAAAACTGAAATGCTATGTAAAAATGGATGttaattggccgggcgcagtggctcatgcctgtaatcccagcactttgggaggccaaggtgggtggatcacgaggtcaggagatcgagaccatcctgactaacatggtgaaaccccatctctattaaaaaaaaaatacaaaaaattagctgggtgtggtggcgggcgcctgtagtcccagctactcaggaagctgaggcaggagaatggcgtgaacccgggaggcggagcttgcagtgagccaagatcacgccattgcactccagcctgggcaactgagcgagactctgtctcaaaaaaaaaaaaaaaaaaaaaaaggatgttaatTATACTGAGCCTTTTTGATataagtataaaattaaaatttactctgtatcttttaagtggtaaataaatgaaaagtaacaATAGTTCATTAACTTCGGGAAAAAAATTACCCTTTGGATAATTTACAATTGAGAAAAGTAACCCCCACTTAATCGTCAATAACCAAATCACTCAGTTAGACATTACCTGAATAATGAAAAGTTTGGGTTTTCCAGTTAGACTTCTACAACGATCCCCTCTGAAAAAGTTTGTTATTTTTCTCAGGTCAACAGGCCCATTTGTTCCAAAAATTATCCCTTCTTCACCGTGGCTCAGAAGCACACAAACAAAACTGCTCCTTTTGCTGTGATCTTCTTTAGCAACTGGAAAGACATTTGCAAATACAAGGAACAAAATCTACGACTTTATTCAACAACTTCAGATACACTGTACAGGAacatgatgaagaaactgagaataAAACTAAGAGATCATCTTAACCTAACCTGGGGCACGGCAACACATCTCAAACCATTTTAGGAAGTTGgcataaataactttttttaaaattcttactaAAGTACGTAAGATTAGGGCTATGTACAGTATAATTCCACAATTctcatattttattatacatataattattgcTAGACCATAGTATAAAATTAATTCTACAATGAAGTTCATTCTTCTAATTGTTTCTTCCTACCATCACGCATCAGTTCCACAATTTCTTCACGTGTAAGATCATTTTTATTCCTGACTTCATATTTCAAGTTTCTGAATGTTTCCCTGAGGTTTGCTGCATCGACATCTGTACCAGACCGAGATGCCATTCCTTGGAACAGAAAGAATTACTTTTAATTGTATTGAAAACAAAGAATAACTACTTTGAAATG harbors:
- the CASP3 gene encoding caspase-3; translated protein: MENTENSVDSKSIKNLEPKVIHGSKSMDSGISLDNSYKMDYPEMGLCIIINNKNFHKSTGMASRSGTDVDAANLRETFRNLKYEVRNKNDLTREEIVELMRDVAKEDHSKRSSFVCVLLSHGEEGIIFGTNGPVDLRKITNFFRGDRCRSLTGKPKLFIIQACRGTELDCGIETDSGVDDDMACHKIPVEADFLYAYSTAPGYYSWRNSKDGSWFIQSLCAMLKQYADKLEFMHILTRVNRKVATEFESFSLDATFHAKKQIPCIVSMLTKELYFYH